A single window of Flavobacterium sp. 140616W15 DNA harbors:
- a CDS encoding transposase — protein sequence MLLNTITVNYQSILNYFDNRSTNASAESFNAKVKAFRGQFRGVRKVDFLLLRLSNLQVFRLIRSIHSFFSSVLTIKKNSN from the coding sequence ATCCTACTTAATACCATAACGGTTAATTATCAGTCAATCTTGAACTATTTTGATAATAGAAGTACTAATGCTTCAGCGGAATCTTTTAACGCAAAAGTAAAAGCGTTTAGAGGTCAATTTAGAGGAGTGCGAAAAGTCGATTTCTTATTATTGAGATTATCTAATCTCCAAGTTTTTCGTTTGATCCGTTCGATCCATTCCTTTTTTAGTAGTGTTTTGACAATAAAAAAAAACTCCAATTAG